tagatagatagatatggtgtacgGGGATGGATacatagatagatatggtgtacgGAGATAGCTAGCTACATAgttagatagatggatagatagatagatatggtgtacggggatagatggatagatggatatggtgtatggggataggtAGCTAGATATGGTGTACgaggatggatagatggatagatatggtgtacggggatagatagatagatggatagatagatagctatGGTGTAcagggatagatggatagatagacagatatggtgtatggggatagatggatagatagatatggtgtatggggatagataggtagatggatagatatggtgtatggggatagatagatggatatgGTGTACGgggataaatagatagatatggtgtacggggataaatagatagatatggtgtacgGGGATAAAATAATTGATGCAATAAATATGCCCATTTCCAGCACCCTTTTTAAAGTCAATAACTTTGCTTAGGGGAAACTTAGCCCATGGCTTACTCAGACAAGAAGAGTCTAGAATTATAATTGCAGGTGAAGGATGGTTAATTTGGATTtcagagtaattttttttttaaaatctgcttttttgtcaCCTAATGTTATTTTGTGAAACAGAaacatagggttggaagagacttcagagtGTCAAgaccaaccccctgctgaaagcaagaCCAAACCCAaatgagtcatcccagccacgattATGTCAAGCAAGACATAAagtcctctagggatggagatttcactgcCTCCctaagtaatgcattccagtgcttcaccactctcctcgtgaaatagtttttcctaatattcaacatAGACCTCCTATTCTGtcacttgaaaccattgctcctcgttctatCTGTCACCACATCTATATGACTCATCTCCATTGTTATCAAGAATATGTAGGAAAATATCATTGTATCTTCTATTATTCAATCTTCTAAAATCTttcctgtattttattttaaaggaaatacCATTTATGGAACCAATGAGAGAGGGGAATTCCACAACAGGATCAGAATTTATCTTTCAGGGATTCGGAAGTGGTCCAGGGGTCCAGGTCATCACCTTTCTGATGTTTCTAGCAATTTACATGATGACCTTACTGGGAAACATTGCCTTGGTTCTCATCATCAGAGTCGACTCTCATCTTCACAcacccatgtatttcttcctcgTGAACCTGTCTCTTCTAGACCTCTGCTATTCATCCACTATTGCCCCCAGAGCCATGGTAAGCTTCCTAGCAGGGAGCAAAACCATCACCTTCAATGGATGTGCCACCCAATTTTTCTTCTTTGCTCTCTTCCTCACCACAGAAGCATTTCTCCTGGCAGCGATGGCATACGATCGATATGCTGCCATCTGTAATCCGCTCCGATATACCACCACCATGTCCACCGGGGCGTGTGTTCAACTGGTGGTGGGATCATATACCTGTGGTTGTGTGCATTCCATGGTGCAGACTGGCTTGACCTTCACACTTCATTATTGTGGCTCAAATGAGATTGATCATTTCTTCTGCGACGGCCCACCCTTGATTAGTCTCTCCTGCAGTGACACATACATCAATAATCTTGTGATGTTCACCTTATGTGGTCTCATCATTGCAAGCACAGCCTTGATTGTGCTCATCTCCTACTTTTATatcatctccaccatcctcaagatTCCCTCAGTCGATGGCCGCCGCAAAGCCTTTtccacctgcacctcccacctggtgGTTGTGACTTTATTTTTTGGCACCCTTGCATTTATCTATGCCCAGCCCACTTGGATATCTTCTCTGTACCCAAGGAAAGCAGTGTCTGTGTTCTATACCCTTTTCATTCCCATGTTGAATCCCTTCATTTATAGCTTCAGGAACAAGGATGTCAAAGATGCTTTGTGTAGGAGTATGAGCAAGAAGAATTTGAGACTGTGAAAATTGTTTTTGAACATAGATAGgaaatgtttctctctctctctctttcccatacacatctatctatctatctatccccatataccgtatctatctatctatctacctatcctcatacaccatatctatctgcCTATCTATCTACCctatacaccgtatctatctatctatctcagtGGCCATGTCATTGGTTTTCTCTGTATCTTTTTCTCCATCTACCTGAGTTAGTGGCTGGTTTAATTCATAGCCTATGCATAGTATTTCATTAAAAGTAGTCTCATAATTCTAAAATAACCTTAATATTCATGGTTCAGAATGCTAATCATCTACTATCTGCATCAGAAATACATTTTCCTTTGTGATTTATGACACAACTAGCTTAATTACCTGACGTTGTTCATGTCCTAAACTGTGGTAAAGttatatttctaaaataaaagGTATATGGAGCACAATACCTATGaacctggagcacaagacctataagaagaggctgagggatctgggcttgtttaatttacagaagagaagacttaggggtgatttaatagcagccttcaacttcctgaaggggagctctaaagaggaggatgaaaaacccttctcagtggtgtcaggtggcagaacaaggagtaatggtctgaagttaaagagggagaggaacaggttggatattaggaaaaattacttcactaggggggtggtgaagcactggaattcattgcatagagaggtggtggaatctccatcccttgaggtttttaagtcccggcttgacaaggtcctggctgggatgacttagtcggggttgatcctgcttggggcaggggactggactagatgacctcctgaggtcctttcctgggatcatatgattctatgaaatgtatGAACTTTATTGTAATTATTGTATATGGAAGGCAGTGGGTGGTGTGGCAGGAGGAAGACATGGTGTGGAGGGTCTGGGAGTGAAGGTTGGGGGACTGAGGGCAGGAATTGTGTGCCAAAGCCAGGGCAAAGGATTGGAAGAAATGGAGTAGCTCAGGGTAGGTGGTTGGGgttgcaggaatcagggcagtcAGGAATCTGGGGGCTCAGAGCATGGAGTGagagggtgcagaagtcaggtgAGGGGGTTGGAAAGTGTGAGCAGGCTGAGGGGAAGAAATAGGTTGAAGAAGTCAGGGCAGTGTGGGATTACAAGAGTTTTGACAGCAGTTTGGGGACTGAAGACAGGGAGTGGATATGCTGTACTCCAGGCACGGGGCTGGGAGGCATTAGGGGTGGAgatctcagggcagggggttgtatAAGGGAAGGATCCAGGagaggggatgcaggagtcagggcaggaatGGAGGCTTGTGTTAGGAGGTGCAGTGTGAAGGAGCAAGGACAGGGATTGTGGGTTCAGGACATGCAATGGAGTTGTGGGTGTTAGGGTTGGGGGTTTGGGTGAAGGGAGAGCTCAGGCAAAGTGTGGTGATGTATGAGTCTGGTCAGGGCATGGGGTGTGCTGAAGGCAGGGGGTGTGGCCAAgatgtggagggtgcaggagtgaggacAAGGGGGCGGATGTAAAaggtggagggtgcagggctgggtatGTGATGGGGCTTTGGGTGGGAGTCAGGAGAGATGGGCAGCAGGTTCAGGGCATGGGTTGGCAGATATGAGGGGCTCATTGGGGACTCCTGCAGTGGCAAAGATATTGGTCTACAGGGGAGGGAGGGTCGGGTGTGGGGTGCTTAGCTCCAGCTTCTCCTCTAGGCTCTGATATCTCCTCCAGAAAGGATTATGGTAGGGGAGGAGGCTGCAGTGTGACAACTGGCTCTAGCATCTTCACCCGGAGGCACAAGtctgcagctcccaggcctggGGGTCTTCCTTCATGAGGGCTCTTCTAAACCCTGGCTCATGGCCCCAACCCCAGCTCCATGGAAAGGGGGTTCACACCTCAGTTCCTGGCCTCCCCTGGCATCTGCTGCAGGCAAGGGAGGGCCAAGCAATGGTTCCCAGCTGTGGCGTGTGCTCTGGAGTTGGGGGACCAAGTTGGGCCattggtcccagcccagggctattttcaggcagggcagggaggttgtggctgcagttcctggctccAGCGTTTTTCTTAAAGTGGAACCATGTTGGACTGCAGCTCCCATCACCACCCAAGCTTGTCCTCTGCGTGCGAGCTgggtcctggccctgctccctgtcCTCTGGCTGTTCTCAGGTTGGAACATGGCTCCAGGCTCCGCCTCCTGTTACATGGCTGCGGGAGGTCAGCTCCTAGCTCCGAGCCTCCCTGCCTATCCTCTGTGGTGGAAGAGTCACAGCACATCATGGCTTATGGCTCAGCCTGTgctctggtggggggctggggtgggtcacTTTCTCTGACTCCACCATGAGTTCCAGAGAAGGGTTGAGAGGGCTGTGCCATGTTCCCTGGCCTGGGTCTGAGGCTGGTGGATGGGGAAGGGCCAGGATTCCTGGTCCCAACATCTGCGGGGGtgcagtgtgtgtggtggggctttGGCCATCAGTTGTCCACCTGGGCAGCGCTGTGGCCAAGGAGCAACAGGAGGAGTTCGGAGCAGGGGGgcttttccctgtccagtgtggagcatGGAAGGAACATCCATTCTCAGGGGACCACTTTGTTCCTGCTGTGCCTTCCCCAACTGGCAACTCTGCAGAAACGTTGTTCCCTGCACTCGCTGCCCCAATGCTGAGTCTGAAATATGTTGTCCCTCCTCTCTGTGACCCTTCTTTGCCATGTTCAAGAAAACTGTCAGCTTTCAGGCACTCCCCACTATCCAGGCAAAGCCAAACCCTGGCCTTGGTTTAAGTTATGTTAAGAGGAAGATGTACACCAAATTGGACTATAAGCTAAATATGTttcaacagtgtgatgccattgtaaaaaaaacaaacaaacatggttctgggatgcatgaacaggattgttgagagcaagacataggaagttattcttctgctctactcagtgctcattaggcctcatttggtgtgttgtgtccagttctgggcactacatttcaagaaagatgtggagaaatttgaggaggtccagagaagagcaacaagaatgattaaaggtctagaaaacacatgatctgtgagggaagactgaaaaaactggacttgtttagtttagaaaagagaatagttaaaggggacatgatagcagttttgaAGTACCTaaaggagtgttacaaggaggagggagaaaaattgttcttcttggcctcttagaataggacaagaagcaatgagcttaaaattcagcaaggaaggtttaggtcaGACGTtaggaaaaaaaaccttcttaactgtcaggatgaTTAAACTCACAAataaatctccatcactggagctatttaataacaggttagacagacatctattggggatggtctagatggtgcttggtcctgccatgagggcagggaactgcactcaatgacctcttgaggttccgtccagttctagtgttctatcattctatgaaatTCAGTTTAGGAATCGTTCTTGAataaatggactcacagatgcaAAGACAGAGGGCCTCTAGAGAGACACTAAAATACAGAGAGAGCCTGTTCTGTCTTTGAAACAGCTGATAATAGTTATCCCTAGGACCAGCAGGCTGTTTCCTGACAAGTCCTTTCTTTCTATGACGTTCCAGAGCATGTTAATTTACACCAACTGCAGTTAACCAGGTTTAATGGTGCTCCATCAGTTTGGACAAGGTGGCAGCCTCACCTTGATCGATTCACTAGCCCacatcttcaaaatggtcatgcagatggccatttcgaagattactaatgaggcgctgaaacgcatattcatctcctcattagcatgccgctggctgcgactcctcgaaattgctgcttttcgctgccgtgcggctcgtccaaacagggctccttttcgaaaggaccgccaacttcaaaatccccttattcctgtcagcagaggccatttcaaagatttgggctagcatGGACATAGCCTTGGTGATGAACTGGGCATCTTCAGAAGAAACTTGATACATATGTTCAGAAATGATAAGGTCTCTGATTAAGAGCCCACTGACTGAGGGGGCTGCAGAAGGCAGTTGTATAGGGGCCCAATGGCTGACTTGTTTGTGGATAAGTGCAGATAAAATAGGGAGCAGGGTTATACAATTGTTTTTAGTGTATTTCAAATTTAGAGAACCATGGTAGGAAGCTACAGGTCTTGATCTTCTGGATAATATCTGTGTCCAGTGTACAAACCTCTGTAATTACCtaattcaacacacacacacacacaaagtatcaCAGATAAAGTGCTCACCCCACACCCAAGGAAAGAGAACTCACAAGGGTAGCTGTATTAATCACATTCTTTTGTGCTTAAGAATAAtacgaagaagtgggtcttacctacaaaagctcatgacctcatcAATTTATTAGTTCCTaaggtgctccatgactgcttattatttgcCAAGAGAAGGAGACAACACTGATCGGGAACAGCCAGcttgaattcaccaagggcaaatcctgCCTGGTCAAGCTGATTGCCTTCTGTAGTGAGATAACAGGCTGAAAAATATAGGAAAAGCAGCAGGcatgacataccttgactttatcCAAGGGTTCTATATTATATCCcacaagttaaagaagtatggccaGGAAAAATGGATTATAAGTAGACTGGAAGGCTGGCTAAATTGTTGAGCTCAATGTTCAGCGGACAGTGGATTGATGTCCAGTTGGCAGCTCATATagagtggagtgccccaaaggtCAGGCTTGGGGctgtatatttttttccaaatcttaaTGATCTGGCTGGTAAGATAGagtgtaccctcagcaaattcacagaatcatagaatcatagaagagtaggactggaagggacctcgagaggccattgagtccagctccctgccctcatggcaggaccaagcactttctagaccattcctgaaagccatctatctaaactcttcttaaatagctccagtgatggagattctaccacctcccttggcaattccttccagtgtttgatcaccctgacagttaggaactttttcctaatgtccaacctgaacctcccctgctgcactttcagtccattgcctcttgttctatcctcagaggcaaggaagaacaagttccctccctctgccttatgacaccctttttaaatacctgaaaactgctatcatgtcccccctcaatcttctcttttccaaactaaacaagcccaattctttcagcctttcttcataggtcatgttctctagatctttgatcattctcgttgctctcctctggaccctctccaatttctccacatccttcctgaactgcggtgccccgaactggacacaatactccagctgaggcctagcccgcgcagagtagagcaggagaatgacttctcttgtcttgttcacaacacacctgttaatgcatcctagaatcacgtttgcctttttcgcaacagcatcacactgttgactcatatttagcttgtggtccacgataacccctagatccctttctgctgtactcattcctaggcagtcctttcccattctgtatgtgtgacactgattgtttcttcctaagtggagcacttcgcatttgtccttattaaacttcatcctgtttacctcagcccatttctccagtttatccagatccttttgaattatgaccctatcctccaaagcagttgcaacccctcccagcttggtatcatctgcaaacttaataagtgtactttctatgtcaatatctaaattgttaatgaagatattgaacagaaccggtcctaaaacagacccctgcggaaccccactgattatacttttccagcaggattgaaaaccattaataactactctctgggtacagttatccagccagttgttcacccaccttatagtagccccatctaagttttatttgcatagtttattgataagtatattatgtgagaccgtgtcaaatgctttactgaagtctaggtataccacatccaccacttctcccttatccacaagacttgtt
The window above is part of the Carettochelys insculpta isolate YL-2023 chromosome 32, ASM3395843v1, whole genome shotgun sequence genome. Proteins encoded here:
- the LOC142004755 gene encoding olfactory receptor OR9H1-like, whose translation is MEPMREGNSTTGSEFIFQGFGSGPGVQVITFLMFLAIYMMTLLGNIALVLIIRVDSHLHTPMYFFLVNLSLLDLCYSSTIAPRAMVSFLAGSKTITFNGCATQFFFFALFLTTEAFLLAAMAYDRYAAICNPLRYTTTMSTGACVQLVVGSYTCGCVHSMVQTGLTFTLHYCGSNEIDHFFCDGPPLISLSCSDTYINNLVMFTLCGLIIASTALIVLISYFYIISTILKIPSVDGRRKAFSTCTSHLVVVTLFFGTLAFIYAQPTWISSLYPRKAVSVFYTLFIPMLNPFIYSFRNKDVKDALCRSMSKKNLRL